A genome region from Hymenobacter tibetensis includes the following:
- a CDS encoding zinc dependent phospholipase C family protein — MKKLFVVLLCLGLLVPVTSPGWGFFAHRTIAQISVYTLPSSLQPFYFRHLKEIVRLSTAPDERRDSDPQEATKHFIDMDHYGDDPFGLMPKAWDKAEAKYTADTLRKYGTVPWQIMEVKDNLTAAFKARDTVAIVRLSADLCHYVADAFVPLHTTVNYDGQLTNQSGLHSLWESKLPERHIAEYKLDSESAKYLRDPLTDIWKIVQSSYGFLGATFDFEEKATRGFKPETKYVYSHKYGKTRRSYSDAFADAYHKEVGGMVAYQLKQAPTFVSSLWLTAWRDAGSPNLTELLTKKTTKEEKDLLSQQLKVWKDNELVPQQMLLALEKEKAAVQADQINSAVDMAAPVLETASPAEPTAPAATGAASPIPGAPVPAGAEKVKVKVKTNGTSTKQKEKKQKPAKKQDDGWSTPSGSGW, encoded by the coding sequence ATGAAAAAACTATTCGTTGTTCTGCTTTGCCTGGGTTTGCTGGTGCCAGTCACCTCACCAGGCTGGGGATTTTTCGCGCACCGCACGATTGCGCAGATATCGGTGTACACGCTGCCGTCCAGCTTGCAGCCGTTCTATTTCCGTCACCTCAAGGAAATTGTGCGCCTCTCCACGGCCCCCGATGAGCGCCGCGACTCCGACCCCCAAGAAGCAACCAAGCACTTCATCGACATGGACCATTACGGCGACGACCCGTTTGGCCTCATGCCGAAAGCCTGGGACAAAGCCGAAGCCAAATACACCGCCGACACGCTGCGCAAATACGGAACGGTGCCGTGGCAGATCATGGAAGTGAAAGACAACCTGACGGCCGCCTTCAAAGCCCGCGACACGGTGGCTATTGTGCGCCTCTCCGCCGACTTGTGCCACTACGTAGCCGATGCTTTCGTGCCGCTGCACACCACCGTCAACTACGACGGCCAGCTTACCAACCAGAGCGGCTTGCACTCACTGTGGGAGTCGAAATTGCCTGAGCGTCACATTGCCGAGTACAAGCTGGATTCAGAGTCAGCTAAATACCTGAGGGACCCACTGACTGATATTTGGAAGATCGTTCAGAGCTCGTACGGGTTCCTGGGAGCTACCTTCGACTTCGAGGAAAAGGCAACCCGCGGTTTCAAACCCGAAACCAAGTACGTGTACTCGCACAAGTACGGCAAAACCCGCCGCTCCTATTCCGATGCTTTCGCTGATGCTTACCACAAGGAAGTGGGCGGCATGGTTGCGTATCAGCTCAAGCAAGCGCCCACGTTTGTTTCGTCGTTGTGGCTGACTGCCTGGCGCGACGCGGGTAGTCCCAACCTCACCGAGCTGCTAACCAAGAAAACCACAAAGGAAGAAAAGGACCTGCTCAGCCAGCAATTGAAAGTGTGGAAAGACAACGAACTGGTGCCTCAGCAGATGCTGCTAGCGCTAGAGAAAGAAAAAGCCGCCGTGCAGGCCGACCAAATTAACTCGGCAGTGGACATGGCGGCCCCGGTACTGGAAACCGCCTCCCCTGCTGAGCCTACTGCCCCAGCCGCTACTGGCGCGGCTTCGCCCATACCAGGTGCCCCGGTGCCAGCCGGAGCCGAGAAAGTGAAGGTGAAAGTCAAGACCAACGGCACGAGCACCAAGCAGAAAGAGAAAAAGCAGAAACCTGCCAAGAAGCAGGATGACGGTTGGAGCACTCCGTCCGGCTCAGGCTGGTAA
- a CDS encoding CinA family protein has product MKPSDLNALVKKFLQYKLTLAFAESCTAGLLASEFVKAEASSEVLLGSVVTYHPVAKQRLLGVKKETLAMYTAESQQVTNEMVLGLHKHLPTADVCVAVTGLCAGGASESTEKPVGTMYFTILHEGRAQELRQEFEGNCDEVRQLAVDFIFQHLGELLDNYAEQHANDSVVTKIEQSQR; this is encoded by the coding sequence ATGAAACCATCCGACCTGAACGCACTGGTAAAAAAATTTCTGCAATACAAGCTCACCTTAGCGTTTGCTGAGAGTTGTACGGCAGGGTTGCTGGCGTCGGAGTTTGTGAAGGCGGAAGCTAGCAGCGAGGTTCTGCTGGGCTCGGTTGTTACATATCATCCGGTGGCCAAGCAGCGCCTGCTGGGCGTGAAGAAGGAAACGCTGGCCATGTACACGGCCGAAAGCCAGCAAGTCACCAATGAAATGGTACTGGGCCTGCACAAGCACCTGCCTACTGCCGACGTATGTGTTGCTGTAACGGGCCTGTGCGCGGGTGGCGCTTCCGAGTCAACGGAGAAGCCGGTGGGTACAATGTACTTCACCATCCTCCACGAAGGCCGGGCTCAAGAGCTACGCCAAGAGTTTGAAGGCAACTGCGACGAAGTGCGCCAGCTAGCAGTGGACTTCATCTTCCAGCACTTGGGCGAGTTGCTGGATAATTATGCCGAGCAACACGCCAATGACTCTGTTGTCACGAAAATCGAGCAGAGCCAGCGCTAA